In the genome of Micrococcales bacterium, the window GATATTGGCATGTGGGTGGCCGGATTTGGCTTGCTTGGAATAGGCGTTTTCCGGGTGCTCAGTCGCTACTTCGCCAAGAAGAACTGCACAGTGCAGGCCCAGGGCCGTGTTACCTCCATGCGCGTAGATGTCAACCTAGGGGCAGGTGACGACCCATCGACCACCACCCGTTACGTCAAATATGAGTACTCGGCGGAAGGCTCCCGTGTTGAAAAAAGACGCCGGGTTTCCTGGCTGCAGTACCGGCGGCTGGATGAAGGCCAGGTGGTGACCGTCTTCTATCAACCGGATAACCCGAAACGTCACTACGTGGCCGAGATCAAACACCGCTGGTTCATCACGGCACTTTTCATCGCGGGCGGA includes:
- a CDS encoding DUF3592 domain-containing protein; this translates as MDALDIGMWVAGFGLLGIGVFRVLSRYFAKKNCTVQAQGRVTSMRVDVNLGAGDDPSTTTRYVKYEYSAEGSRVEKRRRVSWLQYRRLDEGQVVTVFYQPDNPKRHYVAEIKHRWFITALFIAGGALFLFAAI